The DNA sequence AATTACTACTGGATGATGGGTGACAACCGCCACAATTCCCTAGACTCCCGTTACTGGGGTTATGTTCCGGAAGATCATGTGGTAGGAAAACCATTATTTGTCTGGCTGTCAAAAGACAACTTCAATCCGGGTATGGAATCCGTGCATTGGAACAGAATGTTCAGAAGCGTTACCCATTTATGCAGGTAGCAAATCAAACCACCGGCATTCGCGAATGAAATTACCAGAATGAATGGCAAAGTCAGGTCCAGATATTCGTATCGCAAACAACAAGAAATACATCCTGTGTGTGATACGTAAAAAATGGATCGTACTGACACCGGAGGAGAAAGTGCGTCAGTATATTTTGCACCAGCTTATTCATGAGCAGCACTATCCGCTTCAATATATTTCCGTAGAAAAAACACTGAAAGTAAATGAGCTCTGCAAACGTTATGATATTGTAGTGTACAATCAATCACTGGAACCTAAAATCCTGGTAGAGTGCAAGGCGGAATTCATCGAAATTAAAGAAAAGACATTGCAGCAAATCGCGACGTATAATCTGAAACTCAATGTCCCGTTTCTGATGGTAACGAATGGAAAAATCAGTTACCGGTTTGAAGTGAAAGAGGGGAACTCCGTTCAAATATCCGGTTTCCCGCCATTCGATTTATTGTAAGAGATCTATATTCTAATATACAAACGTACCCTGGTCGCTTTGGATAGTCACTTGTTTTTTATCCGCTTTCTCCACATAGCCGACAATTTGCGCATCGATATTAAAGGATTTGGATATATCAATTATTGTTGCTGCAAAAGAAGGATGAATGTAGATTTCAAGCCGGTGGCCGCAGTTAAACACCTGATACATCTCTTTCCAGCTGGTTTTGCTTTCTTCCTGAATGAGCCGGAATAAAGGCGGCACGGGAAATAAATTATGTTTAACGATATGCAGGCTGTCTATATAATGCAGCACCTTGGTTTGTGCGCCGCCGCTGCAATGTATGACTCCGCTGATATTACGGACACCGATTGCATCGATGACCCTTTTGACAATAGGTGCATAGGTCCGGGTCGGCGACAACACCAGTTTTCCCGCATCCAGCGGACTACCTTCCACTTTATCCGTCAGCAGTCTGGAGCCGGAATAAATGAATTCCTGGTTTGTATTCGGATCATACGCTTCCGGATATTTTTGCGCATAGATTTTAGAAAAGACATCATGGCGTGCAGACGTCAGCCCGTTGCTGCCCATACCTCCGTTATACTGGCTTTCGTAACTGGCCTGACCGAACGATGCCAGTCCCACGATAACATCGCCCGCTTTGATGTTCGCATTGTCAATCACATCCTCCCGACGGAAGCGAGCCGTCATCACCGCGTCCACCGAAACCGTACGAATCACGTCGCCCATATCCGCCGTTTCACCACCCATCGGATAGATGCTCACCCCATTCTCATTCATCTTATCCACCACCTCATTCGTGCCGTCTATGAGCGCTTTAATGACTTCACCGGGTATGAGGTGCTTGTTTCGGTTGATAATGCTGGACAATAAAAAATTAGAGGTCGCTCCCACACAAATCAAATCATCGGTATTCATAACAATCGCATCCTGCGCAATCCCTTTCCACACGGATAAATCTCCCGTTTCTTTCCAGTACAGATATGCGAGTACACTTTTGGTGCCGGCACCGTCAGCATGGATGATGGAACAATAGTTTTCATCCCCTGTTAAATAATCCGGGAATATCTTGCAGAATGCTTTTGGATATAAACCCTTATCTGCCTTTTCAATGGCGGCATGCACTTCATCTTTAGTGGCGGATACACCGCGTTGATCGTATCGGTTCGCGTTGGTCATTAATTAATCTATATGTATAAATTTATCATTTTTTTATTTTAAAACACATAGAAACATAGTTGTGAAGTTATTAAGTTATCTGCAATTATTACGGCTATCAATAGTTAAACAGAGCAATTTATCTTTGATAATCTCTAAATGCTGTTATAAGGTATCCGAACAGGAAAGCACTCATTTTACTTCTTAATCTTACTATGTGCCTATGCGTTTAAATACTAAACGCCGAATTGTTCTAAATGGTGGTTTAAATGGATATACATGGCTTGTCCCCACAACTCCTTATCCATCACGCCAAATACGGGATGCTGACCGTCTAAACTTTGTGCATGCAGGAATGCATTTATGTTATCCAGCAATTCTTTTTTGGCCGGTTCAAATGCAGGGTCATCCTTTACGATAAAAGAATCTGCCGTAACCATATTTTTGGGCCATTGGGTAATCGCTTTCACGAGCAGCCATCGTACCAACGGATTCGCAGACAAATAGTACAATTTATCTTTCGGTAACTTTATCTTCCCTGTAGGGACGGCGAAAGCAACGCTCATGTGTTTGAGCATCTGCGAGACGCTCATCTTTCCCCACTGTCGCTGCGACGACGGAGTTAATTTGTTGACTCTTGCGAGCATCTGCACTTGTGTTGTCTTATCGAAAAGAGTTGGCATTTTTATTTCTTTAGGTTTATAAATCCTATTCACTTAAAATCTTAAACGTAGTGCGCCGGTTGCGCTGGTGCTGTTCTTCCGAACATTTGGTGCATTCACAGGTTTCTATCTGCAAGCTTTCACCATAGCCTTTCGCCGTCAGCCGATCGGGTGCAATGCCTTTCTGAATCAGGTACTGAACCACACTTTCCGCCCGTTTTTGTGAAAGCGTTTCGTTGTAGGTGTCCTTGCCACGGCAGTCGGTATGGGAGGACAACTGAATTTTTATCGTTGGATTTTTCACTAAAATATCCGTCAGCGTATCCAGGCTTTGGGCCGCATCCGCACGTATATTCCATTTGTCATAATCGTAATAGATGTTATTCAGCGTTATCTCCACGTTTTTATAAATTTTGGATAATGTAATCGTTTTCCCTATCACAATCGTATCACCGTCTTTAGACGGCATCTCTGCATTCACATTTTCCTCCTGTGTCAGGTATCCGATTTTGGAAACCTTCAATTTGAACTTACTGCCTTTGGGAATAACGGTTTGTGCCTTACCGGATTTATCTGAATGGAGGAACTGAAAACTTTCCGCCACCTGATCAAAACGCGGTAACTCTATGGTTGCATTCTCAATCGCCTTCAAGCCTAAAAAAGCAGTGTTTGGGTTGTTATCATCCTGATATGTTTTAGCCTGCACCAACACTTTCAACAGATACACTGCGGGCGGCAGAGGCTCTGCAGGCGGAATGCGCTGCTCAACATAATAGATATCATCCGATCCTTTTCCACCCGGCCGGTTGGAGGTGATATATCCGCTCACAAGAACAGAATCATCCTTGGGTTTTATCAGGGCAATACTGAAATCATCGCCGCCGGAATTAATTCCGAATCCCAGATTCTGAGCATTGGTATAAATCTTTCCTTCCCTGGTGGCGGAATAAATATCCAGGCCGCCATAACCGATTCTGCCGTTGGAAGAATAATACAATTTGTTATCCTCCGCGATTACCGGAAACATATCATCACCGGCAGTATTGACTTTTGAGCCGGCATTGAACGGATTCTCAAATTCTCCGGAAACATTTTTTTTTGCAAGATAAATATCTTTTCCCCCGTAGCCGTCTTTGGCATCCGACACAAAATATAATTCATTGCCGTCCGCCGTTAAAAAAGCCTGTCCCTCATTAATGGTGTCTGCAAACAGTTTGATGCGTTCCGGTGTACTCCAGCTGTCATCTATATTTTTCACGGAACGATAGATGTGACAATAATCATTCGAGTTTTTATTATCACTGCCGCAGCGGGTAAACAAAGCGGTTTTGCCATCTTTGCCCATCACCCATTCCGCATCGTGATAAGGTGTATTAAAAAGCATATCCAGCGGAGTCACTTCGCTGAATTTTGCAGTTGAAAATTTCTGAGCTGAGAATATATCCGCATAACCCTCTCCGGTCCATTCATCTTTCATCCCTTTTTCTGCCACCCTCGTGGTGGAAAAATAAAGGGTATTATCCTTCAAGAACGGAGCAAAATCCAGGTTTTCCGAGTTGATATCTAAATTTGTCAACTTTACATGTGTCGGTTTCTTCAGTTTCTTCAGCACATCCTCCAGAAAATCATACTCCTTCTGCAGTCGGTATTTTTCCGTTTTATTCGCTTTCAGAAAATCATCCAGGACCTTAAAGGCCTGTTCGTACTTTTCGTTCCGTTTGAGTGCGTTGATGTAAAGAACCATGGCGTCGTTCAACACACGGGTATCCGAGATTTTTTTATACCATATTTCCGCTTCCCTGTAATTCAGCTGTTTGTCATAACTGTCTGCTATCTTTAATGCCAATCTGGATTGTTCGGTAATATCTTTGGATTTTTGAAAGTCTTTCTGAAGCATCTCAGCCGCCAGCGAATATTTTTTGAGCTGATAGGCTGTCGCACCATCCTGTACTTTGGAGGCAGATTTGCAGGACACCAATAATAAAGCCGATGCAAAAAATAATATAGAACAGATTTTATACATAAAAATACCTGCCTAAATATAACAAATATACTTGGTTGTGGTTTATTTTAATGCTATCTAATTAAATATTTCATGACAGGTTCTTTTTATGTTTTTACACAACTCATCCAGCGGTAAATCATTAGCATCCGTACCAAACGGATTTTCAATTTCTTCAGCAATGAGTTCTATGCTTGTTAACACATAAAATGTAAAAACAGTCACCGGTACAATCGTAAACCCTAAAGAAGCGATGTAAGCAAACGGCATCAGCATGATATAAAAGAAAATAAACTTTTTCAAAAATGCGCTGTAAGAATACGGTATAGGTGAATTCTTAATCCGTTCACAGGCACCGCAGATTTCAGTAAACTGCTGAAAATCGTTATTTATTATCAGCAACTGAGCATCTGTAAGCCGCTTTTCCTGATACAACAAGTCAATTTCTTCAAAAATCTCTCTGGCAACCTGATTGGGCAAATGTTTCTTACCGGCAAAATCAAATCTGTCTTTTGTCAGTGCATTTTCATCTAGTTCAGGCGGTGTATGTTCGTTCCTTAAATGTGATTTTAATGCTACCGCAAAATATGGAATCAGTGTCTTCAGTGCTTCTTTATGGACCGTATTATCCCTGACAATCTGATTTAACTTAATAGATAAATTCCTGGATGAATTGATCAGTTGCCCCCAAAGCTTTCGTCCCTCCCACCATCTTTCATAAGCGGTATTGGTTCTGAAGACCAGTAACAATGAAATCACAAAACCAAGCATGGAATATATCAGTGATCACAATGCTGATTTCCAGGTAGGAAATCAAAGCGGCATAAATACCAATGGCAATGATCATCGGAAAAAGCTGACGAACGGTATCTGATTTATGAAACCGAAAGATGAATGTAAACCAGTCCTTGGGATTATAGGCAATCATTATCTAAATAAATTTGCTTGTTTTTATAAATCCTTTCAATAAAATAGCCGAAAGATTTCTGTAATTTCTTTCGGCTATCTCTTATCCTGAAATTCTTATTTTGAAAATAACATCTCTCTGTATTTTGGCAGAGGCCACAATTCGTCGTCTACAATACCCTCCAGCCCGTCTGCAATCTCACGCATTTCATCCATGATAGGGCGCACCTTATCGCAATACAGCAATGCCTGTTTTAATACGTTCGTTAAATCATTTCCTTTCACACGCAAATCAAACATCTCCTTATTCAGTTTGATTAACCTGTCTATCCCTTCAGAAATCTGCTTCAGAATGTCAGTTTGTGCCACATACAGCTTCGCATCAATTCCAACATCCTTCAGTCCTTTGATATTTGCAATCAGTTTGTTTTGATATTCAATACATGCCGGCACCACCTGATTGACCACAATCTCACCCAGGGCACGTGATTCAATCTGAATGGCCTTGATGTAATTTTCCAGTGCAATCTCATAGCGTGCCTCCACTTCCCTGTGCGTGTAGATTCCCTGATCTTCAAATAATTTGACTGATTTTTCTGATACAAAGGCGCCTAAGGCAACCGGTGCTGTTTTATTATTGCTCAAGCCACGTTTTTTAGCCTCTTTGTGCCAGTCATCGGAATAGTTATCTCCCTCAAACATCACGCGTTTGGCTTCTTTGATGGTTTTTCGCAATACCTTAAGAATGGCTACGTCTTTGTAGTCTCCGCCTTTAATATACTCGTCCACTTCCGCTTTGAATAATTTCAATTGCTCTGCAACGATGGTATTTAAAACAGTCATCGGTAAGGCACAGTTGGCAGACGAACCTACCGCACGGAACTCAAATTTATTTCCTGTAAATGCAAATGGTGAAGTTCTGTTTCTGTCTGTGTTATCCAGCATGATATCCGGGATACGGTTATGAATATCCAGGCGCAGGGTGATATTATCCTGCTCGTCAAATTTATCTTCATCCACCCTTTTTTCAATCATCTCCAATACTTCTTTCAGATAAGAGCCGGAGAATACGGAGATGATGGCCGGCGGCGCTTCATTGGCACCCAGGCGATGTTCATTGCCATGAGATGCGACAGAGGCACGCAGCAATTCTTCATGACGGTTTACCGCCGCTATCGTATTGATAAAGAAAGTCAGGAACTGCAGGTTGGTTCTTGGCGTCTTTCCGGGAGATAACAGATTCACCCCTGTATCCGTACCCATACTCCAGTTGTTATGCTTACCGCTTCCGTTGATACCTGCAAACGGCTTTTCGTGAAACAATACCTTTAATTTATGCTTGGAGGAAACCCTGTCCATCACATCCATCAGCAATGAATTATGGTCAACGGCCAGATTCGCTTCTTCAAACATCGGAGCGCACTCAAACTGAGAAGGTGCCACCTCATTGTGACGCGTTCTGACAGGAATACCCAATTTCAGACATTCTATTTCAAAATCCCGCATGTAGGCGTATACCCGCTCAGGAATAGCACCAAAATAATGATCCTCCAGCTGCTGGCCCTTCGGAGATCGGCGGCCTAATAAGGTTCTGCCGCTCATCACCAGATCCGGACGGGCATAATACATGGCAGTATCCACCAGAAAATATTCCTGTTCCCAGCCTAGCGTGGTATTTATATGTTTGACATCCCTGTCAAAATAGTGTGCCACTTCCGTTGCTGCCTGATCCAATACCTGGATAGATTTCAACAAAGGCGCTTTATAATCCAGCGTTTCACCGGTGTAAGAGATAAAGATGGTTGGAATACACAAGGTTTTACCATTACCCACTGTCATAATAAACGCCGGTGAAGTGACATCCCACGCCGTATAACCGCGCGCTTCGAATGTTGCACGGATGCCGCCGGAAGGGAAAGAGGACGCATCCGGCTCCTGCTGTGCCAATGCATCTGCACTGAATTCTTCCACACCGCCTCCGCCTTTAGGCATAAAGAAAGAGTCATGCTTTTCCGCGGTGGTGCCGGTCAGTGGCTGAAACCAGTGGGTATAATGCGTAGCGCCTTGTTTCATGGCCCATGCTTTCATCGCGGATGCCACCTGGTCGGCAATATCCCTGTCTACTTTTTTGCCGTCACGGATACAAGCCGCTAGTCGCTTATATGCATCCGAAGGAAGAAATTCTTTCATCTGTTTCTCCCCGAATACGGAAGAAGCAAAAAAATCAGAAATCTTTTCCGCAGGAAGCTCTACATTTAATTTAGGTCTGGAGGAGAATGCTGATAAAGCATTAAATCTTGTTTTTGACATACATACGTTGTTTGTTGCTAAGATGGCAAAAAAAAGAGAGAATTAAAAGAGTTTAAGTGTTTTTTACCTTAATTTAGTTATTATTTACAGGAAAAATCCTGTTTTTACTTCTCATTAAATACAATCCAGCTAAAATAAATGAAATAGGGATGGTTCTATAACGAATAATGGCACCGGAATTATTCACGATCAGTCCAACCAGGAATAAAGTACTGATTCCAAACAGTATACAAAAAAGCGCAGAAGGATTTTTGTAAACAGACTTCCAATCCGCCAATACTAAAAGTATCATAAGTATCAATAATATACCATAAGTTTCGAGACAAACCAGATATGCCGGCAGGGAATGGCAATCGCCTGGCAGCGGGCGTATAAACGGATTGGTCAGAGCCTGTATGAGAAGGATTACCACACCTGAAAAATCATGCGGAATTCGCTGCACCTGAAATGTCATCGTTCCGGGCGAATTCAAAAAAAAATCCCTCCTGACCAGGAACTCCTCCACATAACTCAGTTTAGGATTGATAACATCAATCAGTACTGCTGTGAGAATAAGCATAGCAACACCTGTTCCAATCGTCTTATAAATTGCAGAACCACTGAACTTAAATTTTTTCTCTAAAACCAACGCCACCATCAATGGCAACAGGAAGACCAACAGATAGAATCTGCCGTATCCCAACATAACCATGCCCAGTAAAATGAAAATAATATTTTTTACGGTATATTCATTGCGGGCGATGGCATCCAGATTATAGAGTACCGTTCCTATGGAAAATAAAACGATGGCATCCTTATGCATTCCGGATGTCCAGAAAACAAAAGAGGGCATCCCGAACAAAACAACCTGAAGGAATCGTTTGTGTGTCAATTTTCTTCCAAAAAACAAATACAGGTTATAGGCGCCTGTAAATGACAAGAAGGCAAAAACGATAGCATGTACATTATACACACCAAACGAAAACGGGCGGATGAGTGCATTGATGCGAACGATGAAATAATTGCTCTGGTCGAACCAAAAACGCATCTCATCGGTGTAAGGTAAAAGCGAGGCAGGAACAGGCTTATAATCATTGCTGCCCAGCGCCAGCTTCAGGTATAGCAACGGATCTGTATGGAGCGTTCTGTAAATAACGTTCCCGTCGATAAAATATAAAAACGTATCGCCGCCAGTCAGCACCCCTGTTTGGTAGAAATATCCATATAAAATGGCACTGAATGTCTTCAGGGAAAAGACAGCCACCAGGAGTATTTTGGAAATACCCGATGCGTTAAAAAATCGTTTGTCCAGAATAATTAAGGTGAAGCATAAAAAAGCCAGAGCAGGCGCGAGAATTTCCTTAATCATGATAAAAAAATCTAAAACAGGTGCATCGGATAAAAATAAACAATTTATCGTAATGGTAATAAATATTCGGCAATGGTTGTGTAGAATTAACTATTTTTGGTCAGAATTATCCATCTATGTCAACTCCCATCCACCAGCCGGTTGTAAACGAAGAAATCGCAAAATCCTTAGGCCTTTTGCCGGAAGAATACCAGAAGATACAGGATATACTGGGCAGGGTGCCCACTTTTACGGAACTCAGCGTTTACTCCGTCATGTGGAGCGAACACTGCAGCTACAAAAACTCCATCAAATACCTGAAGAAGCTGCCGCGCAAAGGCAAAGCGCTGCTGGTGGAAGCCGGTGAAGAAAACGCAGGACTGGTGGATATCGGCGACGGCTGGGCCTGTGCCTTCAAAATAGAATCGCATAATCACCCGAGTGCGGTAGAACCTTTCCAGGGTGCCGCTACCGGCGTAGGCGGTATCTCCCGCGATATCTTCACCATGGGCGCACGCCCCGTGGCCTCTTTAAATTCATTACGTTTCGGAGAACTCGATAATAAGAAAACACAGCATCTTTTGAAGGGTGTGGTAAAAGGCATTTCCCACTACGGCAACTGCTTTGGCGTACCTACTGTAGCCGGCGAAGTCTATTTCGACGACTGCTATCAGGTGAATCCGCTGGTGAATGCAATGAGCGTGGGTATTGTTAGAGTCGGTGAAACCATTTCTGCAACCTCAGAAGGTGCGGGCAATCCAATTTATATCGTGGGTGCCTCCACCGGAAAAGACGGTATACACGGTGCAACCTTCGCTTCCGAAGATTTAGGCGAAGATGCGGAAGATAAGATACCATCGGTACAGGTTGGTGACCCATTCACAGAAAAGCTATTACTGGAAGCAACGCTTGAAGTGATTAAAACCGGCGCCGTAGTCGGCATGCAGGACATGGGAGCGGCAGGCATTACCTGTTCTACCAACGAGATGAGTGCCAAAGGAAAACACGGCATGAAAATCTGGCTCGACAAAGTACCTACCCGTCAACGGCATATGCAGCCGTTTGAAATCCTGTTGTCCGAGTCGCAGGAACGCATGCTGATTGTGGTGGAAAAAGGGAAAGAGGAACTCGTAGAAAAAGTGTTTGATAAATGGGATCTGCATTGTGCCATCATCGGAGAAGTGACCGAAGGCAACCTGGTTCAATATTATATGAATGATGAACTGGTGGCGGAAGTACCTGCGGATACACTGGTATTGGGCGGCGGCGCACCGGTGTACGACCGTCCTTACAAACAACCAGCATATCATGCGGTGAGAGATGCCTTTGACATGGACAAAGTACCGTTCCCTTTTGATTATGTGGCAACGGCAAAAAAACTTGTACAGCATCCGAACATCGCATCCAAGCGATTTATCTATAAGCAATACGATTCCATGGTGGGCATCAACAATGCTTCCACGAACCGTCCGGGCGATGCCGCGGTGATTCGTCTGAAAGATTCTACCAAAGGATTGGTGATGACCGTGGACTGCAACTCGCGCTATGTGCATGCCGATGCCTACAAGGGCGGTGCCATTGCCGTTTCGGAAGCGGCGAGAAATATCGTGTGTACGGGCGCAAAACCGGTGGCGATTACCAACTGCCTCAACTTCGGCAATCCGTATGATGAGGAAGTGTACTGGAATTTCGTGCATGCTTTGCAAGGCATGGGCGATGCCTGTATACAGTTTGAAACGCCTGTGACCGGCGGGAACGTATCGTTCTACAACCAGTCGCCGAACCGGGCGGTGAACCCGACGCCAACGATTGGTATGCTGGGTATCATTGAAGATGCAGACAACATCATGACACTGGATTTCAAAAACGAAGGCGACATGATTTATCTGATTGGAACCTGTACCAACGATATCGCCAGTTCAGAATACCTGGTACACGAACATAAGATAGATTTATCCCCTGCCCCTCATTTCGAGCTGAAAGAAGAAGCACAGATCCAGGATGCGGTAGCGAAGCTGATAGAAAACAAACTGATAAATTCTGCTCACGACTTAAGCGAAGGCGGACTATTTGTGGCTGTTTTAGAGAGTGCGATGACCCGCAACTTTGGCTTTGATATCACCACCTGTTCAGGCATCCGCAAGGATGCCTGCCTGTTCGGAGAAGGACAGAGCCGCGTGGTGGTTTCCATTGCTGCCGATTCCAAGGAAAGTTTTGAAAACTTCTTAAAAGCGAACAGCATACCCAACCGTTTCTTAGGCACTGTAAAAGGAAAAGACATCGTCATAGACG is a window from the Sphingobacteriales bacterium genome containing:
- a CDS encoding glutamine synthetase III, which gives rise to MSKTRFNALSAFSSRPKLNVELPAEKISDFFASSVFGEKQMKEFLPSDAYKRLAACIRDGKKVDRDIADQVASAMKAWAMKQGATHYTHWFQPLTGTTAEKHDSFFMPKGGGGVEEFSADALAQQEPDASSFPSGGIRATFEARGYTAWDVTSPAFIMTVGNGKTLCIPTIFISYTGETLDYKAPLLKSIQVLDQAATEVAHYFDRDVKHINTTLGWEQEYFLVDTAMYYARPDLVMSGRTLLGRRSPKGQQLEDHYFGAIPERVYAYMRDFEIECLKLGIPVRTRHNEVAPSQFECAPMFEEANLAVDHNSLLMDVMDRVSSKHKLKVLFHEKPFAGINGSGKHNNWSMGTDTGVNLLSPGKTPRTNLQFLTFFINTIAAVNRHEELLRASVASHGNEHRLGANEAPPAIISVFSGSYLKEVLEMIEKRVDEDKFDEQDNITLRLDIHNRIPDIMLDNTDRNRTSPFAFTGNKFEFRAVGSSANCALPMTVLNTIVAEQLKLFKAEVDEYIKGGDYKDVAILKVLRKTIKEAKRVMFEGDNYSDDWHKEAKKRGLSNNKTAPVALGAFVSEKSVKLFEDQGIYTHREVEARYEIALENYIKAIQIESRALGEIVVNQVVPACIEYQNKLIANIKGLKDVGIDAKLYVAQTDILKQISEGIDRLIKLNKEMFDLRVKGNDLTNVLKQALLYCDKVRPIMDEMREIADGLEGIVDDELWPLPKYREMLFSK
- a CDS encoding OmpA family protein: MVSCKSASKVQDGATAYQLKKYSLAAEMLQKDFQKSKDITEQSRLALKIADSYDKQLNYREAEIWYKKISDTRVLNDAMVLYINALKRNEKYEQAFKVLDDFLKANKTEKYRLQKEYDFLEDVLKKLKKPTHVKLTNLDINSENLDFAPFLKDNTLYFSTTRVAEKGMKDEWTGEGYADIFSAQKFSTAKFSEVTPLDMLFNTPYHDAEWVMGKDGKTALFTRCGSDNKNSNDYCHIYRSVKNIDDSWSTPERIKLFADTINEGQAFLTADGNELYFVSDAKDGYGGKDIYLAKKNVSGEFENPFNAGSKVNTAGDDMFPVIAEDNKLYYSSNGRIGYGGLDIYSATREGKIYTNAQNLGFGINSGGDDFSIALIKPKDDSVLVSGYITSNRPGGKGSDDIYYVEQRIPPAEPLPPAVYLLKVLVQAKTYQDDNNPNTAFLGLKAIENATIELPRFDQVAESFQFLHSDKSGKAQTVIPKGSKFKLKVSKIGYLTQEENVNAEMPSKDGDTIVIGKTITLSKIYKNVEITLNNIYYDYDKWNIRADAAQSLDTLTDILVKNPTIKIQLSSHTDCRGKDTYNETLSQKRAESVVQYLIQKGIAPDRLTAKGYGESLQIETCECTKCSEEQHQRNRRTTFKILSE
- a CDS encoding type I restriction enzyme HsdR N-terminal domain-containing protein; translated protein: MAKSGPDIRIANNKKYILCVIRKKWIVLTPEEKVRQYILHQLIHEQHYPLQYISVEKTLKVNELCKRYDIVVYNQSLEPKILVECKAEFIEIKEKTLQQIATYNLKLNVPFLMVTNGKISYRFEVKEGNSVQISGFPPFDLL
- a CDS encoding phosphoribosylformylglycinamidine cyclo-ligase, with product MTNANRYDQRGVSATKDEVHAAIEKADKGLYPKAFCKIFPDYLTGDENYCSIIHADGAGTKSVLAYLYWKETGDLSVWKGIAQDAIVMNTDDLICVGATSNFLLSSIINRNKHLIPGEVIKALIDGTNEVVDKMNENGVSIYPMGGETADMGDVIRTVSVDAVMTARFRREDVIDNANIKAGDVIVGLASFGQASYESQYNGGMGSNGLTSARHDVFSKIYAQKYPEAYDPNTNQEFIYSGSRLLTDKVEGSPLDAGKLVLSPTRTYAPIVKRVIDAIGVRNISGVIHCSGGAQTKVLHYIDSLHIVKHNLFPVPPLFRLIQEESKTSWKEMYQVFNCGHRLEIYIHPSFAATIIDISKSFNIDAQIVGYVEKADKKQVTIQSDQGTFVY
- a CDS encoding DUF1569 domain-containing protein, with translation MPTLFDKTTQVQMLARVNKLTPSSQRQWGKMSVSQMLKHMSVAFAVPTGKIKLPKDKLYYLSANPLVRWLLVKAITQWPKNMVTADSFIVKDDPAFEPAKKELLDNINAFLHAQSLDGQHPVFGVMDKELWGQAMYIHLNHHLEQFGV
- the purL gene encoding phosphoribosylformylglycinamidine synthase subunit PurL; its protein translation is MSTPIHQPVVNEEIAKSLGLLPEEYQKIQDILGRVPTFTELSVYSVMWSEHCSYKNSIKYLKKLPRKGKALLVEAGEENAGLVDIGDGWACAFKIESHNHPSAVEPFQGAATGVGGISRDIFTMGARPVASLNSLRFGELDNKKTQHLLKGVVKGISHYGNCFGVPTVAGEVYFDDCYQVNPLVNAMSVGIVRVGETISATSEGAGNPIYIVGASTGKDGIHGATFASEDLGEDAEDKIPSVQVGDPFTEKLLLEATLEVIKTGAVVGMQDMGAAGITCSTNEMSAKGKHGMKIWLDKVPTRQRHMQPFEILLSESQERMLIVVEKGKEELVEKVFDKWDLHCAIIGEVTEGNLVQYYMNDELVAEVPADTLVLGGGAPVYDRPYKQPAYHAVRDAFDMDKVPFPFDYVATAKKLVQHPNIASKRFIYKQYDSMVGINNASTNRPGDAAVIRLKDSTKGLVMTVDCNSRYVHADAYKGGAIAVSEAARNIVCTGAKPVAITNCLNFGNPYDEEVYWNFVHALQGMGDACIQFETPVTGGNVSFYNQSPNRAVNPTPTIGMLGIIEDADNIMTLDFKNEGDMIYLIGTCTNDIASSEYLVHEHKIDLSPAPHFELKEEAQIQDAVAKLIENKLINSAHDLSEGGLFVAVLESAMTRNFGFDITTCSGIRKDACLFGEGQSRVVVSIAADSKESFENFLKANSIPNRFLGTVKGKDIVIDGENFGSISEYKDLYDTAIEKYFV